AGCCAGCATTGGAAACGGAAGATGCTCTAGATTACGGGCAATACGCATACGACTGCTAATTACAATCTCGGAGTGGCTGCCTCCAGAGCGCATCCAATCACTAAGTGCTTGTTCAGTAAATCGGAGACTTGACATGTCATATCCCCCCTATATATCAAAGACTTTACTCTTGTGCTATTTCTTTTTCAAGTTTACGAATCTGATCCCGCAGCTCCGCTGCCTTCTCGAATTCTTCTTGTGTAATACTCTGCTGTAATTCCTTCTTGAGTTCATCAATTTGGCGTCTAAATACAATCTGAGCTCCTGCACGTTTCGGAATCTTACCTACATGTGAAGTACTACCATGCACTCGCTTAAAAAGCGGGTCAAGTGCGCTGTTAAAATATTTATAACAGGAGCTACAGCCAAAACGGCCTAACTTGCTAAACTGGGAGTACGTCATCCCACAATTCTCACATTGCAGACTCTGCGTTGTCTTCGTTGCAGCCGACTTCTCCTTGCCGGCACCCTCTA
This Paenibacillus sp. FSL R5-0345 DNA region includes the following protein-coding sequences:
- a CDS encoding UvrB/UvrC motif-containing protein, producing the protein MQCQECGVKPATLHFTKIVNGEKTEFHICESCAREKGELIPGTAGGFSIHSLLSGLLDLEGAGKEKSAATKTTQSLQCENCGMTYSQFSKLGRFGCSSCYKYFNSALDPLFKRVHGSTSHVGKIPKRAGAQIVFRRQIDELKKELQQSITQEEFEKAAELRDQIRKLEKEIAQE